The following proteins are co-located in the Dyadobacter chenwenxiniae genome:
- a CDS encoding DUF4920 domain-containing protein, with translation MKKVMMLMMLVMGTLAVQAQSDSHFGKEINESKAIEASALPEKMGDKKEMAAKVSGQVESVCQVKGCWMAVKLDNGETMRVMFKDYAFFVPKDITGKTVVFEGQAQKKTIPVEHLQHYAKDAGQSQEEIAKITEPKDELTFIADGVIVK, from the coding sequence ATGAAAAAAGTAATGATGCTGATGATGCTTGTAATGGGCACATTGGCCGTTCAGGCGCAGAGTGACAGCCATTTTGGAAAGGAAATTAATGAAAGCAAAGCCATTGAAGCCAGCGCACTGCCGGAAAAAATGGGCGACAAAAAGGAAATGGCAGCCAAAGTAAGTGGTCAGGTAGAATCGGTTTGCCAGGTGAAAGGATGCTGGATGGCCGTAAAGCTGGATAATGGTGAAACAATGCGGGTTATGTTCAAGGATTACGCGTTTTTTGTTCCAAAAGATATAACCGGAAAAACGGTTGTTTTTGAAGGTCAGGCGCAGAAGAAAACGATTCCCGTTGAGCATTTACAGCATTATGCCAAAGACGCCGGTCAGAGCCAGGAAGAAATTGCTAAAATCACCGAGCCAAAGGATGAATTGACTTTTATTGCAGATGGCGTGATCGTGAAATAA
- a CDS encoding gliding motility-associated C-terminal domain-containing protein, with protein MRGNIRSIVLLFLFLTCIVGSSFAGGMHFIENRGQWEPDILFRTEIPGGFLFLKKQSLVYVLYDAAQVSANHGKQPVASPGARENDKSISAHGVEVEFLGASANVKYAASTPIETGFNYFLGEKEQNWAGGVKGFEEVIYKNIYEGIDMRVYLHQFKLKYEFIVHPQADPSQIRMKYDGAEKISVNETGQIVVKTSIGQFKEAEPYSFQQINARTTEISSQFQLSAGNVVTFSIPKAYNKSEKLTIDPELIFSTYSGSVADNWGHTATYDDEGNLYSGGTVFGANFPATVGAFQTKFEGQVDVSIMKFTPDGSKLVYATFLGGSHTDIPSSLIVNSKKELLILGTTSSKNFPTRTGAFQTVFGGGTKIIPISGLDLENGSDIFVSKISADGKQLAASTFAGGSGNDGVSMTELATIRNYGDSFRGEIGIDKDDNVLIVSSTNSANFPLKNAVQGKFAGVQDGVILKFNSGLNSLLWSTFIGGNEWDAAYSLKVSALGDIYVAGITQSKNLPANASSFQKALNGTEDGFVAHYANDKLLGATYLGTPNQDGAYLLDLDAGNNVYVYGLTNGPYPVSQGVYQNAKSGQFIHALDAALSKTVFSTVIGSGRGVPDISPTAFLVSECGNIYLAGWGGNVNSSTANNSSSTTTDLVVTDDAIQSLTNGNNFYIAILEQGAKSLLYATYFGSRDRSGQVQGDHVDGGTSRFDKNGTIYHATCACGGSGFPVTPQAWSKTNNSDNCNNAAFKIDIDRLKAGFDVYSGSTKDVLRGCAPLSLSFVNTSEGGVDYIWDVGGNTFSREEDQSEYTFTKPGEYTVTLKAYNRLSCKRMDVAQKKIIVETLNSKIKADTTVCENTKLQLWASGGTQYKWSPSTGMDNAAIAMPSVTVKEDAEFSVEISNASGCKVTEKMKVSVDKKIDFIDMPDVEVCAGATVVLSVSGDGTKYRWLATDGLEETIGKSVTVKPQKTTTYTIEGTYADGCRPVREITVKVDRTHEPIFEINQSGGACNAPFSYSMSNQTKNAQRYEWNLGTGNTITDPEINEYIYETPGEYTITLTAYNSAGCALTSSKKITASPPFTLANVITPNGDGKNDLFIVPVLPASLEIFNRWGKSVFKAADYKNDWGKGIGNGTYFYVVDTPQGNHCKGWVEVLE; from the coding sequence ATGCGGGGAAATATACGTTCTATCGTTTTACTTTTTCTGTTTTTAACCTGCATCGTTGGCAGCAGCTTTGCTGGCGGAATGCATTTTATTGAAAACCGCGGCCAGTGGGAACCGGACATTTTGTTCCGCACCGAAATCCCCGGCGGCTTTCTTTTTCTTAAAAAACAATCACTCGTTTACGTATTATATGATGCTGCGCAGGTTTCCGCGAATCATGGAAAGCAGCCGGTGGCTTCGCCCGGTGCCCGGGAAAATGACAAATCCATCTCAGCACATGGGGTTGAAGTTGAGTTTTTGGGTGCTTCTGCCAATGTCAAATACGCTGCCAGTACGCCCATTGAGACAGGCTTTAACTATTTTTTGGGAGAAAAGGAACAGAACTGGGCGGGCGGCGTAAAAGGGTTTGAAGAGGTTATTTATAAAAATATTTACGAGGGGATTGATATGCGTGTTTATCTGCATCAATTCAAACTCAAATACGAATTCATCGTCCATCCGCAGGCTGATCCGTCACAGATCAGGATGAAATACGATGGTGCGGAAAAGATTTCTGTGAATGAAACGGGCCAGATCGTTGTAAAAACGAGCATTGGGCAGTTCAAAGAAGCTGAGCCATATTCATTTCAACAGATCAATGCCAGGACTACGGAAATCTCTTCACAGTTTCAGTTGTCAGCTGGTAATGTGGTCACCTTCAGCATTCCAAAAGCCTATAACAAATCAGAAAAGCTCACTATTGATCCGGAACTGATATTTTCCACCTATTCCGGTTCCGTTGCGGATAACTGGGGGCATACCGCGACGTATGATGATGAAGGTAATCTCTATTCCGGCGGGACTGTTTTTGGAGCAAATTTCCCAGCAACGGTCGGTGCATTTCAGACCAAATTCGAAGGCCAGGTAGACGTTTCGATCATGAAATTCACACCGGATGGAAGCAAACTGGTTTATGCCACATTTCTGGGCGGCAGTCACACCGACATTCCAAGCAGCCTGATCGTCAACAGCAAGAAAGAGTTACTGATTTTAGGCACAACCTCTTCCAAAAACTTCCCCACGAGGACCGGCGCTTTCCAAACAGTATTTGGCGGCGGGACAAAGATTATCCCGATATCAGGACTGGATCTTGAAAACGGCAGCGATATTTTCGTATCAAAAATAAGCGCGGACGGCAAACAGCTGGCTGCATCAACTTTCGCTGGGGGCAGCGGAAATGATGGCGTGAGCATGACCGAGCTCGCGACAATCCGCAATTACGGCGATAGTTTCAGAGGCGAAATCGGCATTGACAAGGATGATAATGTGCTTATTGTTTCCTCGACCAATTCCGCCAATTTTCCTTTAAAAAATGCCGTTCAGGGGAAATTTGCAGGCGTCCAGGACGGGGTCATTCTGAAATTCAATTCCGGCTTGAATAGTTTGCTATGGAGCACATTTATAGGCGGGAACGAGTGGGACGCTGCTTATTCGCTTAAGGTTTCGGCCTTGGGCGATATTTACGTGGCGGGAATTACGCAAAGCAAAAATTTGCCGGCCAATGCTTCTTCTTTTCAGAAAGCCTTGAATGGAACAGAAGACGGATTTGTAGCACATTATGCCAATGATAAATTGCTGGGCGCAACTTATCTGGGCACGCCGAATCAGGACGGCGCTTACCTACTGGATCTGGACGCGGGCAACAATGTGTATGTTTATGGCCTCACCAATGGCCCCTATCCGGTGAGTCAGGGTGTATATCAGAATGCAAAGAGCGGTCAGTTCATACATGCGCTGGATGCGGCTTTGTCAAAAACGGTCTTTTCCACGGTAATCGGATCGGGCAGGGGAGTTCCTGACATTTCCCCAACCGCTTTTCTGGTGAGCGAATGTGGCAATATTTATCTGGCTGGCTGGGGAGGCAATGTAAATTCATCCACGGCCAATAATTCAAGCAGTACGACCACGGATCTGGTCGTTACGGACGACGCGATCCAATCTTTGACAAACGGCAATAATTTTTACATCGCTATTTTGGAGCAAGGTGCCAAATCACTGCTATACGCCACTTATTTCGGGAGCCGGGATCGGTCAGGCCAAGTCCAGGGCGATCACGTGGACGGCGGGACGAGTCGGTTCGATAAAAATGGGACTATATACCATGCGACTTGCGCCTGCGGGGGCAGCGGCTTTCCGGTTACGCCGCAAGCCTGGTCCAAAACCAATAACAGCGATAACTGCAATAACGCAGCATTCAAAATTGACATTGACCGCCTGAAAGCTGGTTTTGATGTGTATTCAGGAAGTACTAAAGACGTTTTACGCGGTTGTGCGCCATTATCTCTATCATTCGTAAACACGAGTGAAGGCGGCGTGGATTACATTTGGGACGTTGGCGGAAATACATTTTCCCGTGAAGAGGATCAATCGGAATACACTTTTACAAAACCGGGCGAATATACTGTTACATTGAAGGCATATAACCGGCTGAGTTGCAAGCGCATGGACGTTGCGCAGAAGAAAATCATCGTAGAGACGCTGAATAGCAAGATTAAGGCGGATACGACGGTTTGTGAAAACACGAAATTGCAGCTCTGGGCATCAGGGGGAACACAATATAAATGGTCGCCTTCGACGGGAATGGATAATGCAGCGATTGCTATGCCCTCGGTCACTGTCAAGGAAGATGCCGAATTTTCTGTCGAGATCAGCAATGCAAGCGGCTGTAAGGTTACGGAGAAAATGAAGGTTTCGGTTGATAAAAAGATCGATTTCATTGATATGCCGGATGTGGAAGTCTGCGCGGGAGCCACTGTTGTGCTCTCTGTTTCGGGTGACGGGACAAAATATCGCTGGCTGGCAACGGACGGATTGGAAGAAACCATCGGCAAATCGGTTACGGTGAAGCCGCAAAAAACAACCACCTACACCATTGAAGGAACATATGCGGACGGCTGCCGTCCTGTACGCGAGATTACGGTCAAGGTTGACAGGACGCATGAACCGATTTTCGAGATAAATCAATCCGGTGGGGCTTGCAATGCGCCGTTCAGCTATTCGATGTCCAACCAGACAAAAAATGCGCAGCGCTACGAATGGAACCTCGGGACTGGAAACACGATAACAGATCCGGAGATTAATGAATATATTTACGAGACGCCTGGCGAATACACCATTACATTAACTGCCTATAACAGTGCAGGATGTGCTTTGACGTCGTCGAAAAAAATAACGGCATCACCACCATTTACACTGGCCAATGTAATTACGCCTAATGGTGATGGTAAGAATGATCTGTTCATTGTCCCGGTTTTGCCCGCTTCCCTTGAAATCTTTAACAGATGGGGGAAATCGGTTTTCAAAGCGGCGGATTACAAGAATGACTGGGGCAAAGGCATCGGAAACGGGACGTATTTTTATGTCGTCGATACGCCTCAGGGCAACCATTGCAAAGGCTGGGTAGAAGTTTTGGAATAA
- a CDS encoding ABC transporter ATP-binding protein: protein MQISVEKIGKKFVKEWIVRNATFELAAGQQYTFVGPNGSGKSTLLQLLTGIMPVSEGTIKYITTAGKEVEVDHWYKHLVVAAPYLELIEEFTLRELIQFHSKFKPFKNGITFKDFEDFIQLPHASGKTLRHFSSGMKQRVKLGLAFMSDVPVIFLDEPTTNLDVPGINWYLDHVVHHTQNQLVLLGSNVKQEYEFCENIISVSAFK from the coding sequence GTGCAGATATCGGTTGAGAAAATAGGGAAAAAATTTGTGAAGGAATGGATTGTCCGCAATGCTACTTTTGAGCTCGCAGCCGGACAACAATATACATTTGTAGGGCCGAATGGCAGTGGGAAATCAACGTTATTGCAGTTGCTGACGGGCATTATGCCTGTTTCTGAGGGTACAATTAAATATATCACTACAGCGGGAAAGGAAGTCGAAGTGGATCATTGGTATAAACATCTGGTCGTAGCGGCGCCTTATCTCGAACTGATCGAAGAGTTTACATTGCGCGAGCTGATCCAATTTCACAGCAAGTTCAAGCCATTCAAAAACGGGATTACATTCAAAGATTTCGAGGATTTTATTCAGTTGCCGCATGCAAGCGGGAAAACGCTCCGTCATTTTTCTTCCGGCATGAAACAGCGCGTGAAGCTGGGTCTCGCTTTCATGTCCGACGTCCCCGTTATTTTCTTAGACGAACCTACAACCAATCTGGATGTTCCGGGCATCAACTGGTATCTCGATCACGTGGTCCATCACACACAAAATCAGCTTGTTTTGCTAGGTTCGAACGTGAAACAGGAATACGAATTTTGTGAAAATATCATTTCAGTTTCTGCGTTCAAATAG